A single genomic interval of Nerophis ophidion isolate RoL-2023_Sa linkage group LG11, RoL_Noph_v1.0, whole genome shotgun sequence harbors:
- the irx2a gene encoding iroquois-class homeodomain protein IRX-2a produces MSYPQGYLYQPPGSLALYSCPAYGASALAAPRNEDLARSSSGSAFSPYPGSAAFSASAAASFSSPLSYSTDPATGFPSYMSSPYDAHTAGMAGALSYHPYGSPGYPYQLNDPAYRKNATRDATATLKAWLQEHRKNPYPTKGEKIMLAIITKMTLTQVSTWFANARRRLKKENKMTWAPRNKSEDEDEEDGDGERKDVERSEKNLDHSEASAEDEGISLHVDTLTDHSCSAESDVEKSLHCRGSDKCDEDAQEEDVHEHRAPGFRLSPKPVTSSPLMGVEAPVFAQHHHPHQHQHHLHHLQQLQREDLARSLGMSGAVINNTNKSCLDSRPSTGGSQNPKPKLWSLAEIATSDPKQPSVGLLTPPTSSAASPSATSPSIYPPPSLIGRPIYYTSPFYSNYTNYSNFSPLQGQSILRYSNSSGVSLAAAAAAAAAAAAAAASEGVAPHHATESGALQPKHRPHSPLAKLILNQTGAAGEHQHFRPVHLEAKKGT; encoded by the exons ATGTCCTATCCTCAGGGTTACCTCTATCAGCCGCCGGGCTCGCTGGCTCTGTATTCGTGTCCGGCTTACGGGGCCTCGGCTCTGGCCGCCCCGCGGAATGAAGACCTGGCGAGGTCGTCCTCCGGCTCCGCCTTCAGTCCGTATCCTGGATCGGCTGCTTTCTCCGCCTCGGCCGCGGCCAGCTTCTCCAGCCCGCTGTCGTACTCCACGGACCCGGCCACAGGATTCCCATCGTACatg AGCTCCCCATATGACGCGCACACTGCGGGCATGGCCGGGGCCTTGAGTTATCACCCATACGGGAGTCCCGGGTATCCGTACCAGCTCAACGACCCCGCTTACCGCAAGAACGCCACCAGGGACGCCACGGCCACCCTGAAGGCCTGGCTGCAGGAGCACAGGAAGAACCCTTACCCGACCAAAGGGGAGAAGATCATGCTGGCCATCATCACCAAGATGACCCTGACTCAGGTCTCCACCTGGTTTGCTAACGCCAGGCGGAGGCTGAAGAAGGAGAACAAGATGACGTGGGCGCCCAGGAATAAGAGCGAGGACGAGGATGAGGAGGACGGGGATGGGGAGAGAAAGGACGTGGAGCGGTCGGAGAAGAACTTGGACCACAGCGAGGCTTCGGCGGAGGATGAAG gtATCAGTTTGCACGTGGACACGCTCACGGACCACTCGTGCTCTGCGGAGTCGGACGTGGAAAAGTCGCTCCACTGCCGGGGTTCGGACAAATGTGACGAGGACGCGCAGGAGGAGGACGTGCACGAGCACCGCGCCCCCGGCTTCCGGCTCTCCCCCAAGCCCGTCACGTCGTCGCCTCTGATGGGAGTGGAGGCGCCGGTGTTCGCGCAGCACCACCACCCCCACCAGCACCAGCACCACCTCCATCACCTGCAGCAGCTCCAACGCGAGGATTTAGCCCGGAGCCTCGGCATGAGCGGCGCCGTTATTAATAACACCAACAAGTCTTGCCTTGATAGCAGACCGTCCACAGGGGGGTCTCAGAACCCCAAACCCAAACTGTGGTCCCTGGCGGAGATTGCTACCTCAGACCCAAAGCAGCCCAGCGTGGGGCTCCTCACCCCCCCGACGTCCTCCGCAGCCTCCCCGTCCGCCACTTCGCCCTCCATCTACCCGCCCCCCTCCCTCATCGGACGGCCTATTTACTACACGTCGCCCTTTTATAGCAATTACACAAACTATAGCAACTTCAGCCCCCTGCAGGGCCAAAGCATACTGCGCTACTCCAACTCCTCCGGGGTGAGTCTGGCTGCAGCAGCCGCCGCCGCAGCGGCCGCTGCCGCCGCCGCAGCCAGCGAGGGTGTCGCCCCTCACCATGCAACGGAGTCCGGCGCGCTGCAGCCCAAACACCGGCCCCACTCCCCTCTGGCTAAACTGATCCTGAACCAGACTGGCGCTGCTGGTGAACATCAGCATTTTAGACCTGTACATTTGGAAGCAAAAAAAGGCACGTAG